The following are encoded together in the Populus trichocarpa isolate Nisqually-1 chromosome 5, P.trichocarpa_v4.1, whole genome shotgun sequence genome:
- the LOC18099064 gene encoding uncharacterized protein LOC18099064 isoform X1 gives MEARYGSVTVTLTNGLLMCACEVLTTLLVSAFFKAQLLAQDPCGLLLTAKPRMKGDEAQGHDINPVDAEGDDDNDEDDGDDDEGDGGFGEGNEDLSSEDGEDLASNPNNDKSSSKKGPGGGAGGADENGEEEQEDDEDDGEGQDDDEEDDDDDDDDDDDDDGGEEAEEEVEEVENEEEEEDEDEEALQPPKKRKK, from the exons ATGGAGGCTCGATACGGATCAGTGACAGTTACCCTTACTAACGGCTTGCTAATGTGCGCCTGCGAGGTTCTGACTACTTTACTAGTTTCTGCTTTCTTCAAAGCCCAACTTTTGGCCCAG GATCCCTGCGGGTTGTTGCTGACTGCTAAACCTAGAATGAAGGGAGATGAGGCACAAGGCCATGATATTAATCCAGTTGATGCAGAAggagatgatgataatgatgaggACGACGGGGATGATGATGAAGGGGATGGTGGCTTTGGAGAAGGTAATGAAGATTTGTCGTCTGAAGATGGAGAGGACTTGGCCAGCAACCCCAACAATGACAAGAGTAGCTCAAAGAAGGGTCCGGGTGGTGGAGCAGGCGGGGCAGATGAGAATGGAGAAGAGGaacaagaagatgatgaagatgatggcgAAGGTCAAGAtgacgatgaagaagatgacgatgatgacgacgacgatgaCGACGACGATGATGGCGGGGAAGAGGCTGAGGAAGAAGTTGAGGAGGTAGAGAacgaagaggaggaagaagatgaagatgaggaagcCCTCCAGCCCccaaagaagaggaagaagtga
- the LOC18099064 gene encoding phosphopantothenoylcysteine decarboxylase subunit VHS3 isoform X2: MEIVYGLGCFQLFGLPHLLILFRQPAENSILDPCGLLLTAKPRMKGDEAQGHDINPVDAEGDDDNDEDDGDDDEGDGGFGEGNEDLSSEDGEDLASNPNNDKSSSKKGPGGGAGGADENGEEEQEDDEDDGEGQDDDEEDDDDDDDDDDDDDGGEEAEEEVEEVENEEEEEDEDEEALQPPKKRKK; encoded by the exons ATGGAGATAGTTTATGGCCTTGGATGCTTTCAGTTATTTGGTCTACCGCACCTGTTGATACTATTCCGTCAACCAGCTGAGAATTCCATTCTT GATCCCTGCGGGTTGTTGCTGACTGCTAAACCTAGAATGAAGGGAGATGAGGCACAAGGCCATGATATTAATCCAGTTGATGCAGAAggagatgatgataatgatgaggACGACGGGGATGATGATGAAGGGGATGGTGGCTTTGGAGAAGGTAATGAAGATTTGTCGTCTGAAGATGGAGAGGACTTGGCCAGCAACCCCAACAATGACAAGAGTAGCTCAAAGAAGGGTCCGGGTGGTGGAGCAGGCGGGGCAGATGAGAATGGAGAAGAGGaacaagaagatgatgaagatgatggcgAAGGTCAAGAtgacgatgaagaagatgacgatgatgacgacgacgatgaCGACGACGATGATGGCGGGGAAGAGGCTGAGGAAGAAGTTGAGGAGGTAGAGAacgaagaggaggaagaagatgaagatgaggaagcCCTCCAGCCCccaaagaagaggaagaagtga
- the LOC7486325 gene encoding UBP1-associated protein 2B produces the protein MAKTEKTKKLKTAKKPETTTKQKPLKKPKLKIRKTKPLPSDPADLSTLLEPYTKDQLIDLITNSAIKNPSLYSLIHQHADRDVTHRNVFVHGFSWDTTRQDLVSAFAAFGEIEECNVVIDKATGKAKGYGFVLFKSRKAAISALKETKRMVNDRMASCQLASVGSANAASAAKGKELEGGVRKIFVSNVGMSTDKEKLRAFFEKFGEIENGPIGFDKETGKSRGYALFVYKTVEGAIKALEEPHKIFEGQQLRCSVATEGKNKTNQNVAQGMQQVVQQQPVHQQPQGQFLAAAQNLALFGQHPGFNPLYSALLGSTGVGGGMISPVIGQSMVPTATSQVGGLGVGSQSTLEAYRAAQVLQHVYSSTTQIGQTGMGRGQGAGGSFTGYPKYM, from the exons ATGgcaaaaaccgaaaaaactaagaaactcaagaccgccaaaaaacCAGAAACCACCACCAAACAGAAACCGCTAAAGAAACCCAAACTCAAGATACGAAAAACCAAACCCCTCCCTTCAGACCCTGCCGATCTCTCAACCCTTCTCGAACCCTACACAAAAGACCAATTAATCGACCTAATTACCAACTCTGCCATTAAGAACCCCTCTTTGTATTCTCTAATTCATCAACACGCCGACCGCGATGTCACTCACCGGAATGTTTTTGTCCACGGCTTCTCCTGGGACACAACGCGCCAAGACCTCGTATCTGCCTTCGCCGCCTTCGGAGAAATCGAGGAATGCAATGTTGTAATTGATAAAGCAACAGGTAAAGCAAAAGGCTATGGTTTTGTCTTGTTTAAATCGCGAAAAGCTGCGATCTCTGCGTTGAAGGAAACGAAAAGAATGGTTAATGATCGGATGGCTAGTTGTCAATTGGCTTCTGTAGGATCTGCTAATGCGGCCTCGGCGGCCAAAGGGAAGGAATTGGAGGGTGGGGTGAGGAAGATATTTGTGAGTAATGTAGGAATGAGTACTGATAAGGAAAAGTTGAGAGCTTTCTTTGAGAAATTCGGAGAAATTGAGAATGGGCCAATTGGGTTTGATAAGGAGACTGGGAAGTCAAGAGGTTATGCTTTGTTTGTTTATAAGACCGTGGAGGGAGCCATAAAGGCATTAGAGGAGCCTCATAAGATATTTGAAGGGCAGCAATTGCGTTGCTCGGTCGCGACAGAAGGaaaaaacaagactaatcaaaaTGTGGCGCAGGGAATGCAGCAGGTGGTACAGCAGCAGCCGGTGCATCAACAGCCTCAAGGGCAGTTTTTGGCAGCGGCGCAGAATCTGGCATTGTTTGGTCAGCATCCTGGGTTTAATCCACTGTATAGCGCATTGTTGGGGAGCACAGGTGTTGGTGGTGGCATGATCAGTCCAGTAATCGGCCAGAGTATGGTGCCAACTGCGACGAGTCAAGTGGGGGGATTGGGAGTTGGGAGCCAGTCAACACTGGAGGCATATAGGGCTGCGCAAGTGTTGCAGCATGTTTATTCGAGCACTACGCAGATTGGGCAGACAGGGATGGGTAGGGGTCAGGGGGCTGGTGGATCATTTACCGGCTATCCAAAATATATGTG A